In a genomic window of Gemmatimonadaceae bacterium:
- a CDS encoding TonB-dependent receptor, translating to MSAAISPVDTTQIHSMLIRRSFVLLLLAAVPAFPAPAHAQRADSSIVAGAVHTPRGAPVPSARVRIDSAHAVRADSAGAFSLRVPSGEPFALHVERAGFAEFTIAIPALQPGDVHRVDVVLTRMTQLGVFAVRASVEPPLVNHTDAATGGTLTARDLEALPSDGRDPLKLAFYVPGVTQATGFFDTAPVLSINGSNSLYTQYFIDGLDNNEGFLGGTRVDLPLSALRRVDVKTNTYGVEFGRSSNGIVNYVTRSGTNDWHGDLFAYGRPGRGFDARPTFTPSNTDPQRFHRYQLGGSGGGALDRDRTFVFGAAEYLDEKTPQAVTTAFGNGAGAQERRQLKLFGRLDEVWSGTQTTTFKVAASNLQLRGEGGGLVVPEADVGQYRLGIIGSVTHRSDVTAHTSNMVSVQVATYHWYYPPTASSLNTPQVYIESPQGALQAIVGSSGFQFDERETQVSLRDELVRQAGTHTLKAGTDVIAAGFRLDGAGTNPHGLYEVANTGNITRSGGFISIRDIPANVQVKSYTVDAILQHVDQSQAVYGLYVEDAWRATPLLNVTYGLRWDYDDITSRGASSPDLTNFQPRASFNWTFAPDRVFRGGAGVYIGKFPYTVYSDATQFGSNGSAAVTFDGAGAPAFGQAPSEQQLLAARGQLPPREIRQTFARGLKNPRSYQATLGYSQQFGPSWGVSFDVVYAATEHLPRLWDLNAVNYTLTAGDTINRPPSFGDAHRPVTPRPGSFRQLTTTDAGGRSEYAGLYTEVQHRFSDTWTADLNWIWSHARNNTEDVNFAATQGNNFKNEWADAVNDRRHVVRLRSVYTPVPRVQLSGIADFQTGQPINWVAGKYDPATGTATYYDLNGSTPGFGDVYLGNLDRFPGLGRNSGRLPSVFNLDLGAGYIVPMGRSRGLELRLDVFNALNSVQESGFANGIAGGGPRVQVGRPGDPIVYTTAAQPRRVQLSARYTF from the coding sequence ATGTCGGCGGCCATTTCCCCCGTGGACACCACGCAGATCCATTCCATGCTTATTCGCCGGTCCTTCGTTTTGCTGCTTCTTGCCGCGGTGCCTGCGTTTCCTGCGCCTGCACACGCCCAGCGCGCCGACTCCTCGATCGTGGCGGGCGCGGTTCATACCCCGCGCGGTGCGCCCGTCCCGAGCGCTCGTGTGCGGATAGACAGCGCTCACGCGGTACGCGCGGACTCGGCCGGTGCGTTCTCCCTGCGCGTTCCGTCGGGCGAGCCATTCGCCCTGCACGTGGAACGTGCCGGGTTCGCGGAGTTCACCATCGCGATTCCCGCGCTGCAGCCTGGCGACGTGCACCGGGTCGACGTGGTGTTGACGCGCATGACGCAGCTCGGGGTGTTCGCCGTGCGCGCGTCCGTGGAGCCGCCCCTGGTGAATCACACCGATGCCGCCACCGGTGGCACGCTCACGGCGCGGGATCTCGAGGCGCTCCCCTCGGACGGACGCGATCCCCTGAAGCTCGCGTTCTACGTGCCGGGCGTCACGCAGGCCACGGGGTTCTTCGATACGGCCCCCGTGCTCAGCATCAACGGCTCCAATTCCCTGTATACCCAGTACTTCATTGACGGGTTGGACAACAACGAGGGGTTCCTGGGCGGAACGCGGGTGGACCTGCCGCTGTCCGCCCTGCGCCGCGTGGACGTGAAGACGAACACATACGGCGTGGAATTCGGGCGGAGTTCCAATGGAATTGTCAATTACGTCACCCGCAGCGGCACCAACGACTGGCACGGCGATCTCTTCGCGTACGGGCGCCCCGGCCGTGGATTCGATGCCCGACCGACATTCACGCCATCCAACACTGATCCGCAGCGATTTCATCGATACCAACTGGGCGGATCCGGCGGAGGAGCGCTGGACCGCGACCGGACGTTCGTCTTCGGCGCGGCGGAGTACCTGGACGAGAAGACTCCCCAGGCCGTGACCACGGCGTTCGGAAACGGAGCGGGGGCGCAGGAGCGGCGGCAGCTCAAGCTGTTCGGCCGACTGGATGAGGTGTGGAGCGGTACGCAGACAACGACGTTCAAGGTTGCGGCCAGCAACCTGCAGTTGCGTGGCGAGGGCGGGGGGCTGGTGGTGCCCGAGGCGGATGTGGGCCAGTACCGGCTGGGAATCATCGGAAGCGTTACCCACCGCAGCGACGTCACGGCTCACACGTCCAACATGGTGTCAGTGCAGGTGGCCACCTACCACTGGTACTACCCGCCCACGGCGAGTTCTCTCAACACGCCGCAGGTGTACATCGAGTCGCCGCAGGGTGCGCTGCAGGCCATCGTTGGCTCTTCGGGCTTTCAGTTCGACGAACGCGAGACCCAGGTGAGTCTGCGCGATGAGCTCGTCCGCCAGGCGGGGACGCACACATTGAAGGCTGGAACGGATGTCATCGCCGCCGGGTTCCGGCTCGACGGCGCGGGCACGAATCCGCACGGCCTGTACGAAGTGGCCAACACGGGCAATATCACCCGGTCGGGCGGGTTCATTTCGATTCGGGACATCCCGGCCAACGTTCAGGTCAAGAGCTATACCGTGGACGCGATCCTGCAGCACGTGGACCAGTCGCAGGCCGTGTACGGGCTCTATGTCGAGGATGCGTGGCGGGCCACGCCGCTGCTCAACGTCACCTACGGGCTCCGGTGGGACTACGATGATATCACGTCCCGGGGCGCCAGTTCGCCCGATCTCACCAACTTCCAACCACGGGCATCTTTCAACTGGACCTTTGCCCCCGATCGCGTCTTCCGCGGTGGGGCTGGCGTCTACATCGGGAAGTTCCCGTATACGGTCTATTCGGACGCCACGCAGTTCGGCTCGAACGGAAGCGCCGCCGTGACCTTCGACGGCGCGGGCGCGCCAGCGTTCGGTCAGGCGCCGAGCGAGCAGCAACTGCTGGCCGCTCGCGGGCAGCTCCCGCCGCGCGAGATCCGGCAGACGTTCGCGCGGGGCCTGAAGAATCCGCGCAGCTACCAGGCAACGCTCGGCTACAGCCAGCAATTCGGTCCGAGTTGGGGCGTGTCGTTCGATGTCGTGTACGCGGCCACGGAACACCTGCCCCGGCTGTGGGACCTCAACGCGGTGAATTACACGCTCACCGCCGGCGATACGATCAATCGGCCGCCATCGTTCGGCGATGCCCACCGGCCCGTCACTCCGCGGCCCGGGAGCTTCCGCCAACTCACGACCACCGACGCGGGCGGGCGGAGCGAGTACGCCGGCCTCTATACGGAAGTCCAGCACCGCTTCAGTGATACCTGGACGGCGGATCTCAACTGGATCTGGTCGCACGCGCGGAACAACACCGAAGACGTGAACTTTGCCGCCACGCAGGGGAACAACTTCAAGAACGAGTGGGCGGACGCGGTGAACGATCGCCGCCACGTGGTCCGCCTGCGCTCCGTGTACACGCCCGTGCCGCGGGTGCAGTTGAGCGGCATCGCGGATTTCCAGACCGGCCAGCCGATCAACTGGGTGGCTGGGAAGTACGACCCGGCCACGGGCACGGCCACCTACTACGATCTGAACGGGAGCACCCCCGGCTTCGGCGACGTCTACTTGGGCAACCTCGATCGGTTTCCGGGGTTGGGCCGCAATAGCGGACGGCTGCCCAGCGTGTTCAACCTGGACCTCGGGGCCGGCTACATCGTGCCCATGGGCCGGTCCCGGGGGCTGGAACTCCGGCTGGACGTGTTCAACGCGCTGAACTCGGTGCAGGAGTCCGGGTTCGCCAACGGCATCGCGGGCGGCGGCCCGCGGGTGCAGGTGGGGCGCCCCGGGGATCCGATTGTGTACACCACGGCAGCACAGCCGAGGCGCGTGCAGCTGTCGGCGCGGTACACGTTCTAG
- a CDS encoding CDP-alcohol phosphatidyltransferase family protein, translating into MFDDYLRALKDRLLAPLARRLGGMVHPNAVTVIGFVVGMGSAGAGARGAYTLGLMLWLVNRFLDGFDGTVARASGRQSDFGGYLDIVLDFAVYAAIPIGFAIAAASRTTILAAVVLVGVFYVNAASWMYLAALLERRALGAAANGELTSVTMPPGLVAGTETAVAYTLFFIWPGHIVLLFGAMAVLVAATVAQRLVWAWRILR; encoded by the coding sequence ATGTTCGACGACTATCTGCGTGCGCTGAAAGACCGGCTGCTGGCCCCGCTGGCGCGGCGGCTGGGCGGGATGGTGCATCCGAACGCGGTCACCGTGATCGGGTTCGTTGTCGGAATGGGGAGTGCCGGGGCCGGCGCGCGCGGGGCGTACACGCTGGGGTTGATGCTCTGGCTGGTCAATCGCTTCCTCGATGGATTCGACGGCACCGTGGCCCGCGCGTCGGGCCGCCAGTCCGACTTTGGCGGCTACCTGGATATCGTATTGGATTTCGCCGTCTACGCCGCGATTCCCATAGGGTTCGCCATCGCGGCGGCCAGCCGCACGACCATTCTGGCGGCGGTGGTGCTCGTCGGCGTGTTCTACGTGAACGCCGCGTCGTGGATGTACCTTGCCGCCCTCCTCGAGCGGCGCGCGCTCGGCGCCGCGGCGAACGGCGAGTTGACCAGCGTCACGATGCCGCCTGGGCTGGTTGCCGGAACCGAGACCGCGGTCGCGTACACGCTGTTCTTCATCTGGCCTGGGCACATCGTCCTGCTATTTGGGGCCATGGCCGTGCTCGTCGCGGCAACCGTGGCCCAGCGCCTCGTATGGGCGTGGCGGATTCTGCGCTGA
- a CDS encoding DUF2911 domain-containing protein: protein MKRWKAAATIAGVVAVAAGGVAYWRYSTRAPRKSQPASVMQMLGATRISVHYNRPSARGRTLFGGIVPYGQVWDPGADEATTFETDRPIIFAGQALASGSYSVWAIPDSAEWTVILSRAAHVYHIPYPEGHDALRVRIRPAIGPYVETLAFELPQADATHALLVLHWGTTMIDIPIATR, encoded by the coding sequence ATGAAGCGTTGGAAGGCAGCCGCCACCATCGCCGGCGTGGTGGCCGTTGCGGCCGGGGGAGTCGCGTACTGGCGATATTCCACCCGCGCGCCGCGGAAGAGCCAGCCGGCGAGCGTCATGCAGATGCTGGGGGCCACCCGGATCAGTGTTCACTACAACCGCCCGTCCGCCCGCGGCCGCACCCTCTTCGGCGGCATCGTGCCATACGGCCAGGTGTGGGATCCCGGGGCCGACGAGGCAACGACCTTCGAGACCGACAGGCCGATAATCTTTGCCGGCCAGGCACTCGCGTCGGGCAGCTACAGCGTGTGGGCCATTCCAGATTCGGCCGAGTGGACGGTGATCCTCAGTCGCGCGGCCCACGTGTACCACATCCCGTATCCCGAAGGTCACGACGCCCTCCGGGTGCGAATTCGGCCGGCGATCGGGCCATACGTCGAAACGTTGGCGTTCGAACTCCCGCAGGCGGATGCGACGCACGCGCTCTTGGTGCTGCATTGGGGCACTACGATGATCGACATTCCCATCGCGACGCGGTGA
- a CDS encoding DoxX family protein: MERTSRWTMPLLRISMGVFLLLWGVDKLLAAQGAGRIFSHFYHVPAGPVLVRAAAVLEILVAICVAIGLFRRASAWAALVMSAASTIGSWKEILDPWGLLGLTTGGTHLFLASIPLTAVAVVLVLNASDDTLALDARLHRPSRPVSP; this comes from the coding sequence GTGGAACGTACGTCCCGTTGGACCATGCCCCTGCTGCGGATCAGCATGGGAGTATTCCTGTTGCTGTGGGGAGTGGACAAACTGCTCGCCGCGCAGGGCGCGGGGCGGATCTTCAGCCACTTCTATCACGTGCCGGCGGGGCCCGTCCTGGTTCGCGCCGCCGCGGTGTTGGAAATTCTCGTGGCGATCTGCGTGGCCATCGGCCTATTTCGCCGCGCGTCGGCGTGGGCGGCGCTGGTCATGTCCGCCGCGTCCACGATCGGCAGCTGGAAGGAGATCCTGGACCCCTGGGGGCTGCTCGGCCTCACGACGGGGGGCACGCATCTCTTCCTGGCCTCCATCCCCCTCACGGCGGTCGCCGTGGTGCTGGTGCTGAATGCGTCCGACGACACGCTGGCACTCGATGCGCGCCTGCACAGACCGTCCAGGCCCGTATCGCCATGA
- a CDS encoding glycine/sarcosine/betaine reductase selenoprotein B family protein, whose protein sequence is MADFSELPLGMRMQLALYPWRRIDPVPWTPMRVPLASARVALVTSAGMYRVGIDAPFAPVRGGDSSYRLIPDDTATQDLVVGQVSHAFDRGPAERDPNIAFPLDRLHEMVADGTIGHAAPRHVSINGSITAPGRLVRDTAPRIAAELRDDGVDVALLVPI, encoded by the coding sequence ATGGCTGATTTTTCGGAGCTACCGCTCGGCATGCGCATGCAGCTCGCGCTGTATCCGTGGCGGCGCATCGATCCGGTTCCGTGGACGCCGATGCGGGTGCCGCTCGCCTCCGCGCGGGTGGCCCTCGTCACGAGCGCCGGCATGTATCGCGTCGGGATAGACGCGCCGTTCGCCCCCGTGCGGGGCGGCGACTCGAGCTATCGCCTGATCCCCGACGACACGGCGACGCAGGACCTAGTGGTCGGCCAGGTCAGCCACGCGTTCGACCGCGGGCCGGCCGAGCGTGACCCGAACATCGCGTTCCCGCTCGACCGCCTCCACGAAATGGTGGCCGATGGCACCATCGGCCACGCCGCGCCGCGGCACGTCAGCATCAACGGGTCGATCACCGCCCCTGGGCGTCTCGTGCGCGACACGGCGCCTCGCATTGCCGCGGAGCTGCGCGACGACGGGGTAGACGTCGCGCTGCTCGTGCCCATATGA
- a CDS encoding patatin-like phospholipase family protein has translation MNERTAFVLAGGGSLGAIQVGMLRALLMADVRPDFVVGTSVGAINGAYFAADPTLAGVARLGQIWASITRRDVFPLNPLGAMRGVFGHREHLLEPSGLRRLLTTHFGNARLESLVLPCAIVASDVRNGAEVVLTSGPASDALMASASIPVLLPAVRVGGRDLVDGAIANNAPISTALAMGASRVIVLPTGFTCATSQPPSNAIAMVLHTMTLLVARQLVYDVERLGARAPIAIVPPLCPLPVSAYDFSQAALLEDRAAEATGAWIRDGGLESSKIPVALGPHEHVM, from the coding sequence ATGAACGAGCGCACGGCCTTCGTCCTGGCCGGTGGCGGAAGCCTCGGCGCCATCCAGGTCGGGATGCTGCGCGCGCTCCTGATGGCCGACGTGCGGCCTGACTTCGTGGTTGGAACGTCGGTGGGCGCCATCAACGGCGCGTACTTCGCGGCCGATCCGACGCTTGCCGGCGTGGCGCGCCTCGGGCAGATCTGGGCATCGATCACGAGACGCGACGTGTTTCCGCTCAATCCGCTAGGCGCCATGCGGGGCGTGTTCGGCCATCGGGAGCACCTGCTCGAGCCATCGGGGCTGCGACGCCTGTTGACCACACACTTCGGGAATGCCCGGCTGGAGAGCCTCGTGCTCCCGTGCGCCATCGTCGCCTCGGACGTGCGCAACGGCGCGGAAGTGGTATTGACGAGCGGGCCGGCGAGCGATGCGCTGATGGCCAGCGCGTCCATTCCCGTGCTCCTGCCGGCCGTGCGCGTCGGTGGGCGCGATCTCGTGGATGGGGCGATCGCCAACAACGCGCCGATCTCGACGGCGCTCGCCATGGGCGCTTCGCGGGTGATTGTGCTGCCCACCGGATTCACCTGCGCCACGTCGCAACCCCCGAGCAACGCCATCGCGATGGTGCTGCATACGATGACGCTGCTGGTCGCGCGCCAGCTCGTGTACGATGTCGAGCGGCTCGGCGCGCGTGCGCCGATCGCGATCGTTCCGCCGCTGTGTCCGCTTCCCGTGAGCGCCTACGACTTCTCGCAGGCAGCCCTGCTGGAAGACCGGGCCGCCGAGGCGACGGGAGCGTGGATCAGAGACGGAGGGCTTGAATCGTCGAAGATCCCGGTGGCGTTGGGCCCACACGAACACGTGATGTAG
- a CDS encoding VTT domain-containing protein has protein sequence MSTPSISRRAALIRLGIFVALIAAAGLALRGTAAGMLGDPLGLAARLRSAPGASALFVLVYAVAATLALPATPFTLAGGIVFGFAKGSALNWMAATIGATGSFILARALGADAIRLLLGRHAARLDTLSSRTGAMAIGRLRLIPLIPFDGLSVASGLARVPTRAFVVGTALGIIPGTLVYTWFAQSLALGISGTSRTAWLQVVAASFLLLALSFLPSLVRRTRRQS, from the coding sequence ATGAGTACGCCGTCCATCTCGCGCCGTGCGGCCCTCATTCGGCTGGGCATCTTCGTCGCCCTGATCGCGGCCGCCGGGTTGGCCCTCCGGGGGACGGCGGCCGGAATGCTCGGCGATCCGCTGGGACTGGCTGCGCGCCTCCGCAGTGCCCCGGGAGCGTCGGCACTGTTCGTGCTGGTGTACGCCGTGGCGGCCACGCTGGCGCTGCCGGCCACGCCGTTCACGCTCGCCGGAGGCATCGTGTTTGGATTCGCCAAGGGGTCGGCGCTCAACTGGATGGCCGCGACGATTGGCGCCACCGGATCGTTTATTCTGGCGCGTGCGCTCGGCGCCGACGCGATCCGGCTCCTGCTGGGCCGCCACGCCGCGCGGCTCGACACGTTGTCGTCGCGGACGGGTGCGATGGCCATCGGGCGCCTTCGCTTGATTCCGCTCATTCCGTTCGACGGATTGAGTGTCGCGTCCGGACTGGCGCGTGTGCCGACGCGCGCGTTCGTCGTGGGCACGGCGCTGGGCATCATCCCCGGCACACTCGTGTACACCTGGTTCGCGCAGAGTCTGGCGCTGGGCATCTCGGGCACGTCGCGGACCGCATGGCTCCAGGTAGTAGCCGCCAGTTTCCTGCTGCTGGCGCTGTCGTTTCTGCCGTCGTTGGTCCGCCGGACAAGGCGCCAGTCATGA
- a CDS encoding mercuric reductase, which produces MTRTFPDPPADWPGRFAAPPFDAPNAHWAGNVSPRGWPLPPKRDRYHLVVIGGGTAGLVSAAIGAGLGARVALVERAMLGGDCLNVGCVPSKAVIRAARGWHDARGSAAAFGGPRASGDGDFAAAMARLRGLRAGLSDVDSAARFRGLGVDVFLSDAAFVAPDAVRIGDRTVRFRRAIVATGARAAVPLVPGLADTPFDTNETIFTVTERPRHLIVVGGGPIGAELAQAFARLGTAVTLVNAGPRLLPREDADAAELVSASLRADGVAQHHDHRLTSVSYAGAEFTVTATGAQGSVTIRGDRLLIATGRAPNVDNLGLDAAGIAYSPTGITVNDRLRTSNRRVYAIGDVSSPLQFTHVADAQARLAVPNALFFGIGGGRNSKLVVPRVTYTSPEVAHVGLTPAEAEAAGRKVETVTVELSHVDRAVLDGADGGFLKVHLRAGSDRILGGTLVADHAGEMIGELAVAITNRLGLGALGGTIHAYPTQAEVYRRAADAWRRTRLTPLARRLFGAWFSLFR; this is translated from the coding sequence GTGACACGAACATTCCCTGACCCGCCGGCTGACTGGCCCGGGCGCTTCGCGGCGCCGCCGTTCGATGCGCCGAACGCGCACTGGGCGGGCAATGTGAGTCCTCGCGGCTGGCCGCTGCCGCCGAAACGCGATCGCTATCACCTGGTCGTGATCGGTGGCGGCACCGCCGGTCTCGTGAGCGCCGCCATCGGCGCGGGGTTGGGCGCGCGCGTTGCCCTGGTTGAACGCGCCATGCTCGGCGGCGACTGCCTCAACGTGGGATGCGTGCCGTCCAAAGCGGTCATCCGTGCCGCCCGCGGGTGGCATGACGCGCGCGGCTCGGCCGCCGCTTTCGGGGGGCCGCGCGCATCGGGCGACGGCGATTTCGCCGCGGCGATGGCCCGGCTCCGCGGCCTGCGAGCGGGGTTGAGCGACGTCGATTCGGCCGCGCGGTTCCGCGGCCTGGGCGTCGACGTCTTTCTGAGCGACGCGGCATTCGTGGCGCCGGATGCGGTGCGCATCGGAGACCGCACGGTGCGATTCCGTCGCGCCATCGTCGCGACCGGCGCGCGCGCCGCCGTGCCGCTCGTTCCCGGCCTTGCCGACACGCCGTTCGACACCAACGAGACCATCTTCACCGTGACCGAACGCCCGCGACATCTGATCGTGGTGGGTGGCGGACCGATCGGCGCGGAGTTGGCGCAGGCGTTCGCGCGATTGGGCACGGCCGTCACCCTGGTGAATGCCGGTCCGCGCCTGCTGCCGCGCGAAGACGCCGACGCGGCCGAGTTGGTCTCGGCGTCGCTCCGGGCCGACGGCGTCGCGCAGCACCACGATCACCGCCTGACGTCCGTGTCGTATGCCGGAGCGGAATTCACCGTGACGGCGACGGGCGCGCAGGGGAGCGTGACGATTCGGGGCGACCGGCTGCTCATCGCGACCGGGCGGGCGCCGAACGTGGACAACCTCGGGCTCGACGCGGCCGGCATTGCGTATTCGCCGACCGGAATCACCGTCAACGACCGGCTGCGCACCAGCAATCGTCGCGTGTACGCTATCGGCGACGTCTCGTCGCCGCTCCAGTTCACGCACGTCGCTGATGCCCAGGCCCGGCTGGCCGTCCCCAACGCGCTCTTCTTCGGCATCGGTGGGGGACGTAACAGCAAACTTGTCGTGCCTCGCGTGACCTACACGTCGCCCGAAGTGGCGCACGTGGGGCTCACGCCGGCCGAGGCGGAGGCCGCCGGGCGCAAGGTGGAGACCGTCACCGTGGAGTTGTCGCACGTGGACCGCGCCGTGCTCGACGGGGCCGACGGTGGATTTCTCAAGGTCCATCTGCGGGCCGGCAGCGATCGTATTCTCGGCGGAACGCTCGTTGCGGATCACGCGGGGGAGATGATCGGCGAGCTGGCGGTGGCCATCACCAACCGTTTGGGCTTGGGTGCGCTGGGCGGTACCATCCACGCGTATCCGACCCAGGCCGAAGTGTATCGTCGAGCCGCGGACGCCTGGCGACGCACGCGGTTGACGCCGCTGGCGCGCCGGCTGTTCGGCGCGTGGTTCTCGCTGTTTCGATGA
- a CDS encoding MerR family transcriptional regulator yields the protein MALSIGQVAAAADVNIQTIRYYERRGILVPASRTPAGYRKYGDDAVSRLQFIRHAQALGFTLGEIDELLALRVRDAGACRHVEKRTREKIDDVDLRIRELRKIKRTLERLAATCESRRTTNACPILEALEDNADFGR from the coding sequence ATGGCGCTGTCAATCGGTCAGGTCGCCGCAGCGGCCGATGTCAACATCCAAACCATTCGGTACTACGAGCGCCGCGGCATTCTTGTCCCCGCGAGTCGGACACCCGCGGGGTACCGCAAATACGGGGACGACGCGGTGTCCCGGCTGCAATTCATTCGCCACGCCCAGGCGCTCGGGTTCACGCTCGGCGAGATCGACGAACTGCTGGCCCTCCGCGTCCGCGATGCCGGCGCTTGCCGTCACGTCGAGAAACGGACGCGCGAGAAGATCGATGACGTGGACCTCCGCATTCGCGAGCTCCGGAAGATCAAACGGACTCTGGAGCGCCTCGCGGCGACCTGCGAGAGTCGACGGACCACGAACGCGTGTCCCATTCTGGAGGCACTGGAAGACAATGCCGATTTTGGAAGATAA
- a CDS encoding MerC family mercury resistance protein encodes MPILEDKGTTSAVGGLAGAAASSVALLCCAGAGPALALATALGLGFLIHDAVLIPLLVIALGVTMWGLSDGRGRHGKPWPQHLGTVGAVCTLGGMFVWLPLAYAGLGMIIAASAWNLWLTHRCAAPDRQTI; translated from the coding sequence ATGCCGATTTTGGAAGATAAGGGAACGACCTCGGCCGTTGGCGGACTCGCCGGGGCCGCCGCAAGTTCCGTCGCGTTGCTCTGTTGCGCAGGCGCAGGCCCGGCGCTCGCATTAGCCACTGCCCTGGGTCTCGGCTTTCTGATCCACGATGCAGTGCTGATCCCGCTGCTCGTCATCGCGCTGGGCGTCACCATGTGGGGGCTGAGCGATGGGCGAGGCCGCCATGGCAAGCCGTGGCCCCAGCATCTCGGAACCGTGGGTGCGGTGTGTACCCTGGGCGGGATGTTCGTCTGGCTGCCGCTTGCGTACGCCGGACTCGGCATGATCATCGCGGCCAGCGCGTGGAATCTCTGGCTGACGCATCGGTGCGCGGCCCCCGACCGGCAGACCATTTGA
- the merA gene encoding mercury(II) reductase — translation MEYDVAVIGGGSAGFAAAIRAAELGARVAMLEGGTLGGTCVNVGCVPSKTLIRAAEAQHHRQHHGFHGIATSDGVPDWAAVRAQKDELVATLRQAKYRDVIQGYESVTLFEQRAAITSDHGIDVADGRRIRAGKIIIATGASAWAAPIPGLAEAGYLDNDSAMALDELPASLIVIGASAVGLELAQMFSRLGVHVTVLEALPTVVPMEDADVGRALGDYLRAEGLDVRVGVRIAHVARTDGAYHVSLTDDGRPETVHAAQLLVATGRRPNTHGFGLEATGVMLGKKGEVVVDEFLQTANPDIYAAGDVIGDPAFVYVAAYGGSLAAENALTGNARRFDLTALPKVTFTDPGVASVGLTEVEARANGGTVVVSILSMEHVPRALAARDTRGFVKLVADAATRKIVGAHILSTEAGEMITEPALAIKFGLTIEDLKATFHPYLTLAEAIKLAAQTFDKDVAKLSCCAA, via the coding sequence ATGGAATACGACGTAGCCGTGATCGGCGGGGGCTCGGCCGGCTTCGCGGCCGCGATCCGTGCCGCGGAACTGGGCGCCCGGGTGGCCATGCTCGAGGGCGGCACGCTCGGCGGTACGTGCGTCAACGTGGGGTGTGTACCATCCAAGACGCTGATTCGCGCCGCCGAAGCGCAGCACCATCGCCAGCACCACGGGTTCCACGGTATTGCGACATCTGATGGCGTGCCCGACTGGGCCGCGGTGCGCGCGCAGAAGGACGAACTCGTCGCGACGCTGCGACAGGCCAAGTACCGCGACGTGATCCAGGGGTACGAGTCGGTGACTCTGTTCGAGCAACGGGCGGCCATCACCTCGGACCACGGCATCGACGTCGCCGACGGACGCCGGATCCGCGCTGGCAAGATCATCATCGCGACCGGCGCCTCGGCGTGGGCCGCACCGATTCCGGGGCTCGCTGAAGCCGGGTATCTGGATAACGATTCAGCCATGGCGCTCGACGAGTTGCCAGCGTCTCTGATTGTGATCGGGGCGAGCGCGGTGGGACTCGAACTGGCCCAGATGTTCTCGCGTTTGGGGGTACATGTCACCGTGCTCGAGGCGCTGCCGACCGTCGTGCCCATGGAAGACGCCGACGTGGGACGCGCGCTCGGCGACTATCTGCGCGCGGAAGGCCTGGACGTACGCGTCGGCGTCCGGATTGCGCATGTGGCGCGCACGGATGGGGCGTACCACGTATCGCTCACCGACGACGGCCGGCCGGAGACCGTGCACGCCGCCCAACTGCTCGTCGCAACTGGGCGGCGGCCGAACACTCACGGGTTCGGTCTCGAGGCGACTGGCGTGATGTTGGGGAAGAAGGGAGAAGTCGTCGTGGACGAGTTCTTGCAGACCGCCAACCCCGACATCTATGCGGCGGGCGACGTGATCGGCGATCCGGCGTTCGTGTACGTGGCGGCGTATGGCGGGTCGCTGGCCGCGGAGAACGCGCTGACCGGAAACGCGCGGCGCTTCGACCTGACCGCCCTACCCAAGGTCACGTTCACGGACCCCGGCGTGGCGTCGGTGGGCCTCACCGAGGTCGAGGCGCGAGCCAACGGGGGGACGGTCGTCGTGTCCATCCTCTCGATGGAACACGTGCCGCGCGCGCTGGCCGCCCGCGACACCCGCGGGTTCGTGAAGCTCGTGGCGGACGCGGCCACACGAAAGATCGTCGGCGCGCACATCCTCTCGACCGAAGCGGGCGAGATGATCACCGAGCCCGCGCTGGCCATCAAGTTCGGACTGACGATCGAGGATCTGAAGGCCACCTTCCACCCCTATCTGACGCTGGCCGAAGCGATCAAGCTCGCGGCGCAGACCTTCGACAAGGACGTGGCCAAGTTGTCGTGCTGCGCCGCGTGA